The following are encoded together in the Syngnathus scovelli strain Florida chromosome 12, RoL_Ssco_1.2, whole genome shotgun sequence genome:
- the rasgrp3 gene encoding ras guanyl-releasing protein 3 isoform X2: MNIYLQFQCFTCGRVVTLLWSCCLGWLCLRTRRRRKRRRSYDGVLSLFLSLSLSLSLSLPPSLSLALCLSVSLHSISINSLHQFISAFLARHSFQREYFERCKRLTLGLNNMGSSTLGKAASLDALLNECVHAFDDNGKLEANLPRMLLLMHRWYVSSSELAGKLLMRYRECNTDDCQKTRLKICYLMRYWIGTFPAEFNLDLGLIRITEEFREVAERLSREEHFKLIDISTIPSYDWMRKLTQRKKQVKKGKASLLFDHLEPMELAEHLTFLEFKSIRRISFPDYKSYVIHGCLVDNPTLERSIALFNGVSQWVQLMVLSKLTPLTRAEVITKYIHVAQKLLQLHNFNTLMAVVGGLSHSSISRLKETQSYLSAEVVKTWREMTELVSSNNNYSYYRKAFNKVNLVKMQQLYVTFNELVTLQNAAAQVEPNMDLIYLLTLSLDLYYTEDEIYELSLLREPRNPKSLPTSPTTPNKPLVPLDWASGVPTKPDPTVVNKHIRKVVDSVFRNYDPDHDGFISQGDFENIAANFPFLDSFCVLDKDQDGLISKDEMIAYFLRANPLLQCEMGPGFLHNFQEMTYLKPTFCAHCAGFLWGIIKQGYKCKDCGVNCHKQCRELLVLACRKLLRSGSFGCVSPDRLMTTRGSLPGSPALDTCSDKDCEVFEFPAAMTSARPTKSITLMTGSAQRISVRLQRATISQATQTEPLWSQHSWGSTADSGSHTFPKTKYRRGPNKALASWENQDNGPRPTDLVECAGTDGLVQIQDRRVARRGKDS, encoded by the exons atgaatatatatttACAATTCCAGTGCTTTACGTGTGGGCGTGTGGTGACTTTGCTGTGGTCCTGCTGCTTAGGTTGGCTGTGTTTACgaacaaggaggaggaggaagaggaggaggtcatATGATGGcgtgctctctctctttctctctctctccctctctctgtctctctctctccctccctctctctctctcgctctctgtctctctgtctctctccacTCTATAAGCATCAACAGCTTGCACCAGTTCATATCTGCTTTCCTGGCACGGCACTCTTTTCAGCGG GAATACTTTGAGCGGTGCAAAAGATTGACTCTTGGACTCAACAACATGGGATCGTCAACACTGGGAAAGGCAGCTTCTCTTGATGCCCTCTTAAATGAATGCGTTCATGCATTTG ACGACAATGGCAAGCTCGAGGCCAACCTTCCCCGCATGCTTCTGCTGATGCATCGCTGGTATGTTTCATCTTCAGAACTGGCTGGAAAACTTCTGATGAG GTATCGCGAGTGCAACACTGATGACTGCCAGAAAACAAGACTGAAGATTTGTTACTTAATGAG GTACTGGATAGGGACATTCCCTGCAGAGTTCAACCTGGACTTGGGTCTGATTCGGATAACGGAGGAGTTCAGGGAAGTCGCTGAAAGGCTCAGCCGCGAGGAGCATTTCAAACTTATCGACATTTCCACCAT TCCTTCGTACGACTGGATGCGCAAGTTGACGCAGCGTAAAAAGCAGGTGAAGAAAGGGAAAGCTTCGCTGTTGTTTGACCACCTTGAACCCATGGAGCTTGCGGAACATCTGACTTTTTTGGAGTTTAAATCCATCAGGAGGATATCG TTCCCTGATTACAAAAGCTATGTGATCCACGGTTGTCTGGTGGACAATCCAACACTGGAACGCTCCATTGCTCTGTTCAATGGAGTTTCACAGTGGGTCCAACTTATGGTGTTAAGCAAGCTGACACCTCTAACCAGGGCAGAGGTTATCACCAAATACATCCATGTGGCTCAG AAACTTCTTCAGTTGCACAACTTCAACACTTTAATGGCAGTGGTGGGAGGGCTGAGCCACAGCTCCATTTCTCGTCTGAAGGAGACGCAATCGTATCTCTCTGCGGAGGTAGTTAAG ACGTGGCGCGAGATGACCGAACTCGTCTCTTCCAACAATAACTACTCGTACTACCGCAAGGCCTTCA ACAAGGTCAACCTGGTGAAGATGCAGCAGCTCTACGTGACTTTCAACGAGCTGGTGACATTGCAGAACGCAGCGGCCCAAGTGGAGCCCAACATGGACCTGATCTACCTGCTGACG CTTTCTTTAGACCTTTACTACACCGAGGATGAGATTTATGAATTGTCACTGCTCCGGGAACCGCGGAATCCCAAATCGCTG CCAACCTCTCCCACAACTCCCAACAAGCCGCTGGTACCGCTGGACTGGGCCTCAGGTGTCCCGACCAAACCCGATCCCACTGTGGTCAACAAACACATCAGGAAAGTGGTGGAT TCAGTGTTCAGGAACTATGACCCCGACCATGATGGTTTTATTTCTCAAGGAGACTTTGAAAATATTGCCGCTAACTTTCCCTTCCTGGACTCCTTCTGTGTTTTGGATAAAGATCA AGATGGCCTGATCAGTAAAGACGAGATGATTGCGTATTTCCTTCGAGCGAACccgctgctccagtgtgagATGGGGCCGGGATTTTTGCATAACTTCCAGGAAATGACATATCTGAAGCCCACCTTCTGTGCACACTGCGCTGGATTT CTCTGGGGCATCATCAAACAGGGCTACAAGTGTAAAG ACTGCGGCGTCAACTGCCATAAACAATGTCGGGAGTTGCTGGTTCTGGCTTGCAGGAAGCTGCTGCGCTCCGGTTCCTTTGGGTGCGTGAGCCCCGACAGACTGATGACGACGCGCGGCTCGTTGCCCGGCAGCCCTGCGCTGGACACCTGTAGCG ACAAGGACTGCGAGGTGTTTGAGTTCCCCGCTGCGATGACATCAGCCCGTCCTACAAAAAGCATCACCCTGATGACCGGCTCGGCCCAGAGGATCTCCGTCCGCCTGCAGAGGGCCACTATCAGCCAGGCCACGCAGACTGAACCTCTGTGGTCACAACACAGCTGGGGGAGCACAGCTGACAGCGGATCCCACACCTTCCCCAAAACCAAATACCGGCGCGGTCCAAATAAAGCTCTCGCCTCATGGGAAAACCAGGATAACGGGCCACGGCCGACAGATTTGGTAGAGTGCGCCGGGACCGATGGCCTCGTGCAGATTCAAGATCGCAGGGTCGCCCGCAGAGGGAAG GACAGCTGA
- the rasgrp3 gene encoding ras guanyl-releasing protein 3 isoform X1: MNIYLQFQCFTCGRVVTLLWSCCLGWLCLRTRRRRKRRRSYDGVLSLFLSLSLSLSLSLPPSLSLALCLSVSLHSISINSLHQFISAFLARHSFQREYFERCKRLTLGLNNMGSSTLGKAASLDALLNECVHAFDDNGKLEANLPRMLLLMHRWYVSSSELAGKLLMRYRECNTDDCQKTRLKICYLMRYWIGTFPAEFNLDLGLIRITEEFREVAERLSREEHFKLIDISTIPSYDWMRKLTQRKKQVKKGKASLLFDHLEPMELAEHLTFLEFKSIRRISFPDYKSYVIHGCLVDNPTLERSIALFNGVSQWVQLMVLSKLTPLTRAEVITKYIHVAQKLLQLHNFNTLMAVVGGLSHSSISRLKETQSYLSAEVVKTWREMTELVSSNNNYSYYRKAFSECQGFKIPILGVHLKDLIAVHVVFPDWVQDKVNLVKMQQLYVTFNELVTLQNAAAQVEPNMDLIYLLTLSLDLYYTEDEIYELSLLREPRNPKSLPTSPTTPNKPLVPLDWASGVPTKPDPTVVNKHIRKVVDSVFRNYDPDHDGFISQGDFENIAANFPFLDSFCVLDKDQDGLISKDEMIAYFLRANPLLQCEMGPGFLHNFQEMTYLKPTFCAHCAGFLWGIIKQGYKCKDCGVNCHKQCRELLVLACRKLLRSGSFGCVSPDRLMTTRGSLPGSPALDTCSDKDCEVFEFPAAMTSARPTKSITLMTGSAQRISVRLQRATISQATQTEPLWSQHSWGSTADSGSHTFPKTKYRRGPNKALASWENQDNGPRPTDLVECAGTDGLVQIQDRRVARRGKDS; the protein is encoded by the exons atgaatatatatttACAATTCCAGTGCTTTACGTGTGGGCGTGTGGTGACTTTGCTGTGGTCCTGCTGCTTAGGTTGGCTGTGTTTACgaacaaggaggaggaggaagaggaggaggtcatATGATGGcgtgctctctctctttctctctctctccctctctctgtctctctctctccctccctctctctctctcgctctctgtctctctgtctctctccacTCTATAAGCATCAACAGCTTGCACCAGTTCATATCTGCTTTCCTGGCACGGCACTCTTTTCAGCGG GAATACTTTGAGCGGTGCAAAAGATTGACTCTTGGACTCAACAACATGGGATCGTCAACACTGGGAAAGGCAGCTTCTCTTGATGCCCTCTTAAATGAATGCGTTCATGCATTTG ACGACAATGGCAAGCTCGAGGCCAACCTTCCCCGCATGCTTCTGCTGATGCATCGCTGGTATGTTTCATCTTCAGAACTGGCTGGAAAACTTCTGATGAG GTATCGCGAGTGCAACACTGATGACTGCCAGAAAACAAGACTGAAGATTTGTTACTTAATGAG GTACTGGATAGGGACATTCCCTGCAGAGTTCAACCTGGACTTGGGTCTGATTCGGATAACGGAGGAGTTCAGGGAAGTCGCTGAAAGGCTCAGCCGCGAGGAGCATTTCAAACTTATCGACATTTCCACCAT TCCTTCGTACGACTGGATGCGCAAGTTGACGCAGCGTAAAAAGCAGGTGAAGAAAGGGAAAGCTTCGCTGTTGTTTGACCACCTTGAACCCATGGAGCTTGCGGAACATCTGACTTTTTTGGAGTTTAAATCCATCAGGAGGATATCG TTCCCTGATTACAAAAGCTATGTGATCCACGGTTGTCTGGTGGACAATCCAACACTGGAACGCTCCATTGCTCTGTTCAATGGAGTTTCACAGTGGGTCCAACTTATGGTGTTAAGCAAGCTGACACCTCTAACCAGGGCAGAGGTTATCACCAAATACATCCATGTGGCTCAG AAACTTCTTCAGTTGCACAACTTCAACACTTTAATGGCAGTGGTGGGAGGGCTGAGCCACAGCTCCATTTCTCGTCTGAAGGAGACGCAATCGTATCTCTCTGCGGAGGTAGTTAAG ACGTGGCGCGAGATGACCGAACTCGTCTCTTCCAACAATAACTACTCGTACTACCGCAAGGCCTTCAGTGAGTGCCAAGGCTTTAAAATCCCCATCCTGGGTGTGCACCTGAAGGACCTCATAGCAGTGCATGTGGTCTTCCCTGACTGGGTGCAAGACAAGGTCAACCTGGTGAAGATGCAGCAGCTCTACGTGACTTTCAACGAGCTGGTGACATTGCAGAACGCAGCGGCCCAAGTGGAGCCCAACATGGACCTGATCTACCTGCTGACG CTTTCTTTAGACCTTTACTACACCGAGGATGAGATTTATGAATTGTCACTGCTCCGGGAACCGCGGAATCCCAAATCGCTG CCAACCTCTCCCACAACTCCCAACAAGCCGCTGGTACCGCTGGACTGGGCCTCAGGTGTCCCGACCAAACCCGATCCCACTGTGGTCAACAAACACATCAGGAAAGTGGTGGAT TCAGTGTTCAGGAACTATGACCCCGACCATGATGGTTTTATTTCTCAAGGAGACTTTGAAAATATTGCCGCTAACTTTCCCTTCCTGGACTCCTTCTGTGTTTTGGATAAAGATCA AGATGGCCTGATCAGTAAAGACGAGATGATTGCGTATTTCCTTCGAGCGAACccgctgctccagtgtgagATGGGGCCGGGATTTTTGCATAACTTCCAGGAAATGACATATCTGAAGCCCACCTTCTGTGCACACTGCGCTGGATTT CTCTGGGGCATCATCAAACAGGGCTACAAGTGTAAAG ACTGCGGCGTCAACTGCCATAAACAATGTCGGGAGTTGCTGGTTCTGGCTTGCAGGAAGCTGCTGCGCTCCGGTTCCTTTGGGTGCGTGAGCCCCGACAGACTGATGACGACGCGCGGCTCGTTGCCCGGCAGCCCTGCGCTGGACACCTGTAGCG ACAAGGACTGCGAGGTGTTTGAGTTCCCCGCTGCGATGACATCAGCCCGTCCTACAAAAAGCATCACCCTGATGACCGGCTCGGCCCAGAGGATCTCCGTCCGCCTGCAGAGGGCCACTATCAGCCAGGCCACGCAGACTGAACCTCTGTGGTCACAACACAGCTGGGGGAGCACAGCTGACAGCGGATCCCACACCTTCCCCAAAACCAAATACCGGCGCGGTCCAAATAAAGCTCTCGCCTCATGGGAAAACCAGGATAACGGGCCACGGCCGACAGATTTGGTAGAGTGCGCCGGGACCGATGGCCTCGTGCAGATTCAAGATCGCAGGGTCGCCCGCAGAGGGAAG GACAGCTGA
- the rasgrp3 gene encoding ras guanyl-releasing protein 3 isoform X3, with protein MGSSTLGKAASLDALLNECVHAFDDNGKLEANLPRMLLLMHRWYVSSSELAGKLLMRYRECNTDDCQKTRLKICYLMRYWIGTFPAEFNLDLGLIRITEEFREVAERLSREEHFKLIDISTIPSYDWMRKLTQRKKQVKKGKASLLFDHLEPMELAEHLTFLEFKSIRRISFPDYKSYVIHGCLVDNPTLERSIALFNGVSQWVQLMVLSKLTPLTRAEVITKYIHVAQKLLQLHNFNTLMAVVGGLSHSSISRLKETQSYLSAEVVKTWREMTELVSSNNNYSYYRKAFSECQGFKIPILGVHLKDLIAVHVVFPDWVQDKVNLVKMQQLYVTFNELVTLQNAAAQVEPNMDLIYLLTLSLDLYYTEDEIYELSLLREPRNPKSLPTSPTTPNKPLVPLDWASGVPTKPDPTVVNKHIRKVVDSVFRNYDPDHDGFISQGDFENIAANFPFLDSFCVLDKDQDGLISKDEMIAYFLRANPLLQCEMGPGFLHNFQEMTYLKPTFCAHCAGFLWGIIKQGYKCKDCGVNCHKQCRELLVLACRKLLRSGSFGCVSPDRLMTTRGSLPGSPALDTCSDKDCEVFEFPAAMTSARPTKSITLMTGSAQRISVRLQRATISQATQTEPLWSQHSWGSTADSGSHTFPKTKYRRGPNKALASWENQDNGPRPTDLVECAGTDGLVQIQDRRVARRGKDS; from the exons ATGGGATCGTCAACACTGGGAAAGGCAGCTTCTCTTGATGCCCTCTTAAATGAATGCGTTCATGCATTTG ACGACAATGGCAAGCTCGAGGCCAACCTTCCCCGCATGCTTCTGCTGATGCATCGCTGGTATGTTTCATCTTCAGAACTGGCTGGAAAACTTCTGATGAG GTATCGCGAGTGCAACACTGATGACTGCCAGAAAACAAGACTGAAGATTTGTTACTTAATGAG GTACTGGATAGGGACATTCCCTGCAGAGTTCAACCTGGACTTGGGTCTGATTCGGATAACGGAGGAGTTCAGGGAAGTCGCTGAAAGGCTCAGCCGCGAGGAGCATTTCAAACTTATCGACATTTCCACCAT TCCTTCGTACGACTGGATGCGCAAGTTGACGCAGCGTAAAAAGCAGGTGAAGAAAGGGAAAGCTTCGCTGTTGTTTGACCACCTTGAACCCATGGAGCTTGCGGAACATCTGACTTTTTTGGAGTTTAAATCCATCAGGAGGATATCG TTCCCTGATTACAAAAGCTATGTGATCCACGGTTGTCTGGTGGACAATCCAACACTGGAACGCTCCATTGCTCTGTTCAATGGAGTTTCACAGTGGGTCCAACTTATGGTGTTAAGCAAGCTGACACCTCTAACCAGGGCAGAGGTTATCACCAAATACATCCATGTGGCTCAG AAACTTCTTCAGTTGCACAACTTCAACACTTTAATGGCAGTGGTGGGAGGGCTGAGCCACAGCTCCATTTCTCGTCTGAAGGAGACGCAATCGTATCTCTCTGCGGAGGTAGTTAAG ACGTGGCGCGAGATGACCGAACTCGTCTCTTCCAACAATAACTACTCGTACTACCGCAAGGCCTTCAGTGAGTGCCAAGGCTTTAAAATCCCCATCCTGGGTGTGCACCTGAAGGACCTCATAGCAGTGCATGTGGTCTTCCCTGACTGGGTGCAAGACAAGGTCAACCTGGTGAAGATGCAGCAGCTCTACGTGACTTTCAACGAGCTGGTGACATTGCAGAACGCAGCGGCCCAAGTGGAGCCCAACATGGACCTGATCTACCTGCTGACG CTTTCTTTAGACCTTTACTACACCGAGGATGAGATTTATGAATTGTCACTGCTCCGGGAACCGCGGAATCCCAAATCGCTG CCAACCTCTCCCACAACTCCCAACAAGCCGCTGGTACCGCTGGACTGGGCCTCAGGTGTCCCGACCAAACCCGATCCCACTGTGGTCAACAAACACATCAGGAAAGTGGTGGAT TCAGTGTTCAGGAACTATGACCCCGACCATGATGGTTTTATTTCTCAAGGAGACTTTGAAAATATTGCCGCTAACTTTCCCTTCCTGGACTCCTTCTGTGTTTTGGATAAAGATCA AGATGGCCTGATCAGTAAAGACGAGATGATTGCGTATTTCCTTCGAGCGAACccgctgctccagtgtgagATGGGGCCGGGATTTTTGCATAACTTCCAGGAAATGACATATCTGAAGCCCACCTTCTGTGCACACTGCGCTGGATTT CTCTGGGGCATCATCAAACAGGGCTACAAGTGTAAAG ACTGCGGCGTCAACTGCCATAAACAATGTCGGGAGTTGCTGGTTCTGGCTTGCAGGAAGCTGCTGCGCTCCGGTTCCTTTGGGTGCGTGAGCCCCGACAGACTGATGACGACGCGCGGCTCGTTGCCCGGCAGCCCTGCGCTGGACACCTGTAGCG ACAAGGACTGCGAGGTGTTTGAGTTCCCCGCTGCGATGACATCAGCCCGTCCTACAAAAAGCATCACCCTGATGACCGGCTCGGCCCAGAGGATCTCCGTCCGCCTGCAGAGGGCCACTATCAGCCAGGCCACGCAGACTGAACCTCTGTGGTCACAACACAGCTGGGGGAGCACAGCTGACAGCGGATCCCACACCTTCCCCAAAACCAAATACCGGCGCGGTCCAAATAAAGCTCTCGCCTCATGGGAAAACCAGGATAACGGGCCACGGCCGACAGATTTGGTAGAGTGCGCCGGGACCGATGGCCTCGTGCAGATTCAAGATCGCAGGGTCGCCCGCAGAGGGAAG GACAGCTGA
- the cdh1 gene encoding cadherin-1, whose product MRAATFAVWGGTLAVVLQAWAIVSAEEQSCVPGFQSDMKFFTVTRKHLGRGTVLGKVDFSDCSGRTRFRFTSEDSRFSVQTDGVVKVNRPVSLHEGQIDFLMHTWDSQGRKMTIPVRLLYHSERRDDAQVPVLQFPQSNGGLRRRKRDWVIPDINVAENDRGPYPLKVSQIRSNEDKQKKILYSITGPGADQPPVGLFTMDRDTGNLYLTQPLDREKQPRYLFKAFAVAVDAGNAEEPMDIIVNVIDQNDNNPVFEKDTFLGEVAEASPKGFEVLKVNATDADQENNDNSDIRYRIVSQDPEFPAANLFDINSVTGAIRINAGGLDREKYPRYTLEVEAADLRGKGLTAKAKVILTVTDSNDNAPTFTQNSYDASMEENKVDVIVLKMTVTDGDEPHSPAWNAKFKIISGDPKKLFSVETGSNKNEGIITTVKGLDFEQNSKHTLLVAVENEVPFAIPLPTSTATVIVNVLDVNEPPVFDPVEKSVSKPEDLVVDADVVQYTASDPDIARKQTIMYKIVSDPAGWLNVAKDTGLITVKHAMDRESIFVKDNKYTALIGAYDNDEVPATGTGTLMILLEDVNDNAPTIEERFFTVCNKKPVPQLLSVTDKDGPGFAAPYRVALEGLSRNNWTARMNDSKTGIILNLATELASGEYTVVLRVADNQGLEQDSTVQAKVCDCTGEDVMCKGRVAAGADLPVILGILGGILLLLLLLLLLLLLARRRRGEPKEPLLQDDDFRDNIYYYDEEGGGEDDQDYDLGVLHQGLDNRPEVFRNDVKPVYLTAPQYRPRPANPEEIGNFIDDNLKAADNDPTAPPYDSLLVFDYEGGGSDAGSLSTLNSSSSGDQDYDHLGDWGPRFKKLSDMFGGGEDDDML is encoded by the exons ATGAGGGCCGCCACGTTTGCGGTGTGGGGGGGAACTTTGGCCGTCGTTCTTCAG GCTTGGGCCATAGTTTCAGCTGAGGAGCAATCATGCGTGCCTGGCTTTCAGTCAGACATGAAGTTTTTCACTGTGACCAGAAAGCACTTAGGAAGGGGCACCGTGTTGGGCAAAG TGGACTTCTCAGACTGCTCAGGTCGCACAAGATTTCGTTTTACAAGTGAAGACTCGCGTTTCTCGGTCCAAACTGATGGCGTCGTGAAG gTCAACAGGCCGGTGTCTCTTCATGAAGGTCAAATTGACTTTTTGATGCACACCTGGGACTCTCAAGGGCGCAAGATGACCATTCCTGTCAGGCTCTTATATCATTCCGAG AGACGTGATGATGCCCAAGTGCCAGTCTTGCAATTCCCCCAGTCTAATGGAGGATTACGGAGGAGAAAGAGAGACTGGGTTATTCCAGACATTAACGTTGCGGAGAATGACCGAGGTCCTTATCCCCTCAAAGTATCTCAA ATTCGCTCCAATGAAGACAAACAGAAGAAGATCTTGTATAGCATCACTGGTCCAGGAGCTGATCAGCCTCCTGTTGGTCTTTTCACCATGGACAGAGACACCGGGAATCTTTACCTCACACAACCGCTGGACAGGGAAAAgcagcccaggtacttg TTTAAAGCCTTCGCCGTGGCAGTTGATGCTGGAAATGCTGAGGAGCCCATGGATATTATTGTCAATGTCATTGATCAAAATGACAACAACCCTGTTTTTGAAAAGGATACCTTCTTGGGAGAAGTGGCTGAGGCATCACCAAAAG GTTTTGAGGTCCTAAAGGTGAACGccacggatgcggatcaggaaaACAATGACAATTCTGATATCCGTTACCGTATTGTGAGTCAAGATCCAGAGTTTCCTGCGGCAAATCTTTTTGACATTAATTCAGTGACTGGCGCCATCAGAATCAATGCCGGCGGCTTGGACAGAGag AAATATCCCAGGTACACTTTAGAAGTGGAGGCAGCTGACCTGAGGGGTAAGGGGCTGACTGCAAAGGCCAAAGTTATTCTCACTGTGACCGATAGCAACGACAATGCGCCAACATTCACCCAGAACTCG TACGATGCATCCATGGAAGAAAATAAAGTGGACGTTATAGTCTTAAAGATGACCGTCACAGATGGTGATGAACCGCATTCTCCAGCCTGGAATGCAAAGTTCAAGATTATTAGTGGTGACCCCAAAAAGTTGTTCTCCGTGGAAACCGGAAGCAACAAGAACGAGGGAATCATTACGACTGTCAAG GGTCTGGACTTTGAGCAGAACAGCAAACATACCTTGTTGGTTGCAGTGGAGAATGAAGTTCCCTTTGCTATTCCCCTGCCCACCTCCACGGCCACTGTGATTGTAAACGTGCTTGACGTTAACGAACCCCCGGTCTTTGATCCGGTGGAGAAATCGGTGTCGAAACCCGAAGACCTTGTCGTCGACGCCGACGTGGTGCAGTACACCGCTTCGGATCCAGACATTGCACGCAAGCAGACGATCAT GTATAAAATCGTGAGTGACCCGGCTGGATGGTTAAACGTGGCCAAAGATACAGGCCTGATCACTGTGAAGCATGCCATGGACAGAGAGTCCATCTTTGTCAAGGACAACAAATACACGGCGCTCATTGGCGCATATGACAATG ATGAAGTTCCAGCCACAGGAACAGGTACGCTGATGATCCTCCTTGAAGATGTGAATGACAACGCACCCACCATTGAGGAGCGTTTTTTTACG GTGTGCAACAAAAAACCCGTGCCTCAGTTGCTCTCGGTAACCGATAAAGACGGACCCGGCTTTGCTGCTCCGTACAGAGTCGCCTTGGAGGGCCTGTCCAGGAACAACTGGACTGCCAGAATGAACGACTCCA AAACGGGAATTATCTTGAACTTGGCCACCGAGCTGGCGAGCGGCGAGTACACGGTGGTTCTTCGAGTGGCGGACAACCAGGGTTTGGAGCAAGACAGCACGGTTCAGGCCAAAGTGTGCGACTGCACCGGGGAAGATGTGATGTGCAAAGGACGCGTGGCGGCCGGCGCAGACCTTCCCGTTATCCTGGGAATTCTGGGAGGAATCCTTTTGCTTCTCT tgctgctgctactgctgctgctgttagCGAGACGGCGAAGGGGAGAACCCAAAGAGCCGCTACTGCAGGACGACGACTTCCGAGACAACATCTACTACTATGACGAAGAGGGAGGTGGCGAGGATGACCAG GACTACGATCTCGGTGTCCTCCACCAAGGTTTAGACAACCGTCCTGAGGTGTTCAGGAATGACGTGAAGCCAGTCTACCTTACAGCTCCGCAGTACCGACCTCGTCCCGCCAACCCGGAGGAAATCGGCAACTTCATTGATGAC AACCTGAAGGCTGCTGACAACGACCCGACGGCGCCCCCCTACGACTCCCTGCTGGTGTTTGACTATGAGGGAGGCGGCTCTGATGCGGGAAGCCTGTCCACTCTCAACTCGTCCAGCAGCGGCGACCAGGACTACGACCACCTCGGCGACTGGGGGCCTCGCTTCAAAAAGCTCTCTGATATGTTCGGGGGAGGAGAAGATGACGACATGCTGTAA